CGATTATCTTGAGAAGCAAGGTCGAAACAACCGATAAACAAGAGTACATCATTTTAGATTAGAGAATTCGTCCAgatgtacttcgctacattaacAATAAGGTATCTGTGCAAGCTAGGCCAAGGCCATGAGAACCAATAAGCAGAATAGAGATGAGGAAGGATTCAGCTGCACTTCTGCTacatcaaacaaataaaattaattgtgGTAGACCGAGACCAATGGGAAGAATGTACGTCATCTCAGATAAGAAGTGCTTGATCTTATTGTATAAAAATGGAGTCAGATGTTGGGAGGGCAGATGATCTTTGAGCACCTCTGTGAGGGGTGTTGATTGTCTCACTTTGTTGGCTCAAgcaaataaagtaatttttgtttggCACCTGGAACCTTTGTCTCCTGAGTATTTTTCTTATGAAGATTCAAACTAAGACTATTTACCACTACAGTCGTGGCCTATGCCAGCAAAGCACATAGTGGTGTAGATATTAACTTCTCAGACACAGTGTGGGCAATGAACATTTTCGTAGCTATACTGGTGGACAAAAATCACAATTCAAACTTGTGATCAGCCTGTTCAGTTCCTTAATAGCCAAAGACTGAGAGATGATAGAGTGTCAAAGAGTCGTATTGCAACATGGATGATGGCGTTACAGGGCTATGAGGTGGAGGTTAGGTATGCCCAAAACAACAGGATGGCActaggccagtggttctcaatcctggtcctggagccccactgctctgcacgttttgtatgtctctcttatctgacagacgatgagatctctgctaatgagctgatgatttgaatcagctgtgttaaacaagggagacatacaaaatgtgcagagcagtggggctccaggaccaggattgagaaccactggactAGGCCAAGGCCTGGCGGCATACCAGCATTGTAGTGATGAAGAGTACAATTCAGAAAGCAGTACAGTGACTACTGTAACCCCACTGACATCAGACCATAATTTTTATGATGAAAATGTCTGTACAGGTCTTCCAAAGGCTTACATTGATGGATGCTCATATCGGCATGAAGAGCAGGTACAAGTTGGAGTGGGGATGGTCTGGGATAAGGTGTAGCCAAGAGAGCTCCAGACCTACCTTTCGAACGTATAACTTACAGGGATATACGTAACAGAGAATGTTTCGGGAAACACATATTACGCACATGCAATTTATATGGCAAGCTTCTTGCGGGCTAAAAATTTTAATAACAATCCGCAGTGTCACGTGAAAACTCAGATCTTGCACGTGCAACCTTGCGTTGTTTGGTTGTCTCGCATGCATTTAGCTGTGAAACGTAGTCTGCGGACCGGGACAAAGTTGTCGGCGATTCTTCCTATGGTAAAGACATGCCGTGTGAAACCCCCTGTCACCGCTCCGTTGTGCAGTGTGAAAACAGCAGCGACTGAATACTACCCCGGATAGTCATGCAGTGTGAGATCTGTGACCCGACTACTGTGACCCGACTACTTTGTGCCTAaaataaagcaaacatttttaaatgagatGGTGCTGCTCCCTGCTGGACGTTTGTTACAAAATCAAACCTGGCAtgaaaataaagacaatgtGATACACATGTAAgtaatgccgagttcagactggatcatccaaatgtccagcagggagcagcaccatctcatttaaaaatgtttgatttattttaggCACATAATGAAGAACATGTAGTGAAATGAGTAAAAGCTGTGACTAATTTGCAGTCTTCTTATCAAAATATGAATGAAGCTGATTTGATTTCTTCTAGAAGACCATTTTATTTCATCATTACAGAAATATTATGTTCCTGTGCTCAACTTGTAGATCATTGGGTTAGCAGCAAgaagatcatgggtttgattctcagtgaacacacactgataaatgtatagcttaaatgcCCTGTAAGTCAGTTTGCATACAAgtatctgtcaaatgcatacatgatctacatatatttatacagcatatacattttttctcCAACTTGAAATACAATTGAATTTGTTTAGGCACAGAATATACATGTGTAATGTAAAAGCTAATGAGATAATATAATAGTCTAAGAGTCTTATAATGTGAAACAAGAGTCcagtggcagctggtgacttctcttcgGGGTGcgattttaaaatatgtgttcgatcATGCGTCATGTAAtcttatgtgcatcatgcgtcaagTAAAAATATGATGCACATGTGTCGAAATGGTTAATGAGAAAAAAGACGTGCGCCCTCGAACAAGAAGTCACTGGACGACACAGTAAGTGTTTTTACAATTATGAGGTATATATTTAACTGTTTATTCTGCtattttatttatgaattgaGGTTGTTTTTTCTGCCCTATTGACTGCACACAGTTTGTGTGGTGAGGGGTTCAAGACGATACCCACAACCGGTGTAAGATCCAATTCATCTTCAGAGACTCCAGGTGGAGGAGTGAAGTGAAAACACTGAAGAAGAGAAGTGAAGAACAGAAAGAGCTCCATCCTGGCCAAACCCTCTCCTAAACAAACCCTGCGACCTGAGAAAAAAGAAGGGAATGTGTTTGGTAATGACATACTACAGTACATACAGACTGTACTATTTTTGCATTATGTGCACCGTGTTCTGTATTTATGGGTAATATCCCACATTTACCAACCATAGTGCATGTTTCAGTATTAAGCAATGTGCTTAAGCTGCGCTTAAATTtagaatttatttaaatatagtatacagtatatatattttatgctaAGCAGCATTCTATTAACCCTGTAAAGTTTATTACCTGCAGAGAAGGGCATGAAGGCGTCACGTTTGATCAGCTGACCGTTCTCATTCAGGAAGTGTTTAGGGTTGAAAGTGTCGGGCGTCTCCCACTCGCTCTCATCTCTCAAAACAGAATACAGCAGTGGCAGAACACACGTCCCCTagatttcagaaaaaaacacagacattagTGTGCTAAAGACTGGGGGTTTCGAAGCCTTAATTTTGACCGGAAACAAGAACAACAAAAggaattttaaagaaaaactaaTGACAGATAAGTTGAGCTGGAcaacagactgtaaagtgtAAATAATAGGCTATACAATACGAGCCTTCTTGATGAGATATCCATTGAAGTTGACATCACAGCTGGTTTTATGTGGCAGACTCAATGGCGCTATACTCGCCAGTCTCTGGATTTCATGGATCACAGCGTCTGTGTAAGGTAAATTCTTCCTGTCCTCTATAACTGGTTCACGTCCATCAAGCACCCTGTCAATTTCCTCATGAACCCGATCTATGATCCAGAAGATCACACAGAAACGTTTCATATTTATTCAATACAGATGTAATTTCATACATCTTTACTCACTTTTCTAAATATAAAGAGAACAGTTATGACCTTGTATGTGAGGATATTTGGCCATGAGCAGTAAACCCCAGCGTAGCGTTGTGCCGGTGGTGTCAGTACCGGCAGCAAACAGGTTGGACACAGTCATGAGCAGGTTCAGATCATTAAATTGAGAATCATTTTCTCCAGATTCCTGTTGTAAAAAACatgctttattattatttaagatGAGAATTCATTTTAAACATATGGTATGCTGTAATATTTTAGTATATCTTCTCAAGGGACAATACTATATTGGATTTCTTTTAGAGTAGTCAATGTGCCGCTTATATAGCCAGGGGTGGATATACTCCATGCATCATTGGTAAGAATTATAACAAAGGTTTTAAAAGTAATGTGTTGTTAGCAGCAAAACAACAGTCACTGCCCGATTGGtcaatttaagtatttaaaggacaagttctgtattacactcaaagccctgttttcagggacctatttttccaaacgcctcacacccgtatatccTTCCATTGAGaccttgaataatagacactccagcccagttggtggcgataatccgcctttgccaattgcaagaatacaaacaaagttcccggcagcggagtaataccgtacctcacagcacatctaatacaagtcaatggagttggacaaaaactacgataaaacccttttggaaagcatcttttgcttATTTTACCTCTAAGCTTTGTTTTTGGATGAGGAAGGCATCAATGAATCCTCTGCAGTCGAGAGGGTTTAAAGTCTCCCGTAAGCGATCCACCAGCACCTGCATGTCAGCCAGGTTGCTCTGGATATATTCAATTAGCAGTTTCCAGGTCTTTAACCACGGCCCAAGCACTGGTATTATGTTGTAGATCTGCGGGTCGAGCCACACAATAAAgtacaacataaacatcaggaGATCAGGCTGACTTTTCACAATTCTGCATTCTTGTAAAATTTACAGaacagttatgcaaatttgttgcagctttacagtaaatacatgttAGTACAGATAGTAGATACTAAGGTTGGGAATCTAATTTCAATTCCAATTGTGGGTGAATTCTGCACATTTTGACTGCCGACTCTGCTGATTGTTATTTATTAGTCGACACGTCAATAACCGGCACATGCTACACACTAATTTGTTTAAAGGTGTAATATGTTTTAGCTGCATCTACTGGTgtaattgcaaattgcaaccaacctcaattccTAAACGCAAAGACAAGTTATGGTATCTGCCACAGGACTTAACGCGttctatagagcagtttgtccgtttatgGCAACTATAAAAACATGacggcaacttccatgtaagtggaaattttaagataataaaaacaatacagttcaatATGTAAGGTCTTTTTACATCACTGATAACACTGTCAAcccctaaaagttacacaatgcacctttaattaaaaaaatttaatttgctATAATACCTTGTAAGAAGTGATCATATAAATACCACAAAcatcttaattttctaaacaATCTCGGCCTGTTTACAAAGGTTAAAAATATCACCTAGAGAGAAACTTCAAAATGGGAACCTGTATGGAAGCAGAGCCGGTCAAGAAGATGATCTGGTTTGCTCTGTTAACCATTTCTTTAAACTTTGGGTCATCATATTCAAACCGATTTCCATAAACAATAGCTGAGATGATGTTGGAAACGGCATAATTTACTGGCTGGGTTGTATCAAAAGGATTTCCTGCAAGAGATACAGAAACGAAGATCAGATTTTGTTAAACATCAGCACTCAAATTCGTATTTATGAACCGTTGATGTATACCTTGGAAGTTCTCAAACACTTCCCGCAGATATCGCGTCTCCTGAATGATTTTCTCTTCGCTCAGTTTCTTTCCCATCCCAAAGTCTCGAAGAGTTGAGACAGCAAATCTTCTCATGGTTTTCCACGTGTCACCATTTGTAAAAAGGATTCCTGCAGGAAAACAGCATCTTTTAGTTTGTGCTTATAACATTTTCATACTGTTTGTTAATATCTAATCTTTCTTCGGTGGCATGAACACAGCTCTGGGAAACACATtctttttgaaatataaacaaagagcgcctttgtgataactaatcccatatttgaaaactacaatactaatttctccctagaaatgcaatcaaaagtgaaaatataactttatttgcacataatttgtgctccagctgcttggctgccattttattttttttaacttgaccaccctcgaccaatcacattcccccCCCACACACGTATAGAGTTGTGGGACAAGACAatgaaggtatctcaggagacaggaagtaaaccaaacattggattACAatgtgccttgatgccttcatGCATTGGAATGCTGCctcattacatttaaatatactcAAATTACAAAGTacagacaaacaaaaaacaaataaatagaaataaataaaaaattgtttaactgACAGTCAATAGTAAAACCGTTAATGTGGTGTGTTACCGTGTTCTTTATTGATGTCTTGGACTATGCGTGTGATGTCCCTTTCCCCAAATTCGTCAGCCTGGTTCACCAGTGCTTGTTTAACCGTCTTGTATCCGGCCAAAACCACaatctttttgggtccaagatGAACTTTGAACACTGACCCATATTTCTTGGATAACTGAACCAGTAAACAAGAGCAAggaaaacagtttaaacattaacaagccTGTCCAACATAACATTACAAATTAAAAGCACTGACAAAACAGTTACTTTCTATAAACAAGCTATGTGTTTCATGCAGATTGCATTCAATAATTCATTCAATAAATAGCATTCAATAAAtagttttgtcaaagttttgaaatcaatgtttttaataGTATTCAACATGTGctctagtttttttttcattctgtGTAATAAAGTCCATTCACAGAATGGAACTTTGTTTCCTTTATAGTTTGTTTCCGACACTGCAGCTAGCAACGTGTTAGAGACTATGGATCGGCCTAAAAGACAGAATAAATTGCTTTCTTATGTGGGTGACTATGAAGTTGGCTAGTCGCCTATTGTGGACCCTCCTCTAATCGATACCGTCCCATAGTAGAGCCAGCTCTTACTAAATCCAGTTGCCAATCCAGTATTATTGACATTCATGCTACATCTGCATTTACAAGCAGCCatattaggaaaaaaaataaagcagcGCCAGTACAATGACCTCGTTCAACAAATGGAGGAGGACAGGTTGGCAAAGCTGGAGTTACAGCAACTACAAACTCAAACTAAAGATGCCCAACGACCTGCTTAGGAAGAGGCTCTTATGGCAAAGGAGGCTTTAACTGACCAACCAAGGTtgagccaattaaggtcttactaggcatactagaaacttttaggcaggtgtgctgaggcaagttggagctaaactctgcaggacactggcactccaggaccgaagttgcccagaAACTCAAAGTTGATCTAGAAACTCAAACATCACCTGACTCAACCTAGCCACAACCTTCGTTCCAACATGCCAGTTCAGTCCAACCAGCTATGTTTGTCCATCCAAAGTTCTTAACATGCCCACTAGTGATTGGACAGATAAGGCAAATGAGTCAAAGGCACTGGATTAGCCTATTTTGAGTGGGGGGGATGCTCATTATGGCCCCTAACTCCTTAACTCAGACTGTACGAACTGCCTAGTCTGGACGTATTTCTCCTGTAAAGCTTGTAAAGCAGGAGTATATGGTTGAGGATGGTGCATGTATGCCTTAACCAGCTGCTGGGCGCTAGGGAATTTTTAGATGGCTTAGTAGTACTGATTGAACCTATACTCTTCCTGAGTGCAGTGCTCGGCCCTCCAGGGTCAGATTTGAATGGCCTGCCCTACAATATCATGCCCAAGAGCACAAAGACACCATGACTGGCTTAGCTTACATAGTGGAGAACTCATTTTATGTAGACAACTGCCTGCACAACGCTCCAGACCAGGGTGATGCCAAAGACATGAAAGACGGACTGTGTCAGTCTCTACTGAAAGGAGGCTTCGAAAAAAGGCAGTGGTCATGTAATATACCTGCAGATCTCAAGCACCTGCCACCAGAGGCCAGATCTGCTAGCAGCGAGTGCTGGTTGTCTGAAATTAGCAATGACATGCAAGAACTTACCCTCAGCCTTCAATGGAACTGCAATGATGACACTCTTGGATATAAGAACCGATTAGCAGAGACCATACCATGAGAAACCTGTACAAGACTTTGGCAAGCCAG
This window of the Misgurnus anguillicaudatus chromosome 19, ASM2758022v2, whole genome shotgun sequence genome carries:
- the LOC129436636 gene encoding cytochrome P450 2K1 isoform X2; this translates as MALVETLLLNVSSTGALLAALLLLLVIYFCFRSPEDDQEPPGPKPLPLVGNLHILDLKQLHVSLWNLSKKYGSVFKVHLGPKKIVVLAGYKTVKQALVNQADEFGERDITRIVQDINKEHGILFTNGDTWKTMRRFAVSTLRDFGMGKKLSEEKIIQETRYLREVFENFQGNPFDTTQPVNYAVSNIISAIVYGNRFEYDDPKFKEMVNRANQIIFLTGSASIQIYNIIPVLGPWLKTWKLLIEYIQSNLADMQVLVDRLRETLNPLDCRGFIDAFLIQKQSLEESGENDSQFNDLNLLMTVSNLFAAGTDTTGTTLRWGLLLMAKYPHIQDRVHEEIDRVLDGREPVIEDRKNLPYTDAVIHEIQRLASIAPLSLPHKTSCDVNFNGYLIKKGTCVLPLLYSVLRDESEWETPDTFNPKHFLNENGQLIKRDAFMPFSAGRRVCLGEGLARMELFLFFTSLLQCFHFTPPPGVSEDELDLTPVVGIVLNPSPHKLCAVNRAEKTTSIHK
- the LOC129436636 gene encoding cytochrome P450 2K1 isoform X1, which encodes MALVETLLLNVSSTGALLAALLLLLVIYFCFRSPEDDQEPPGPKPLPLVGNLHILDLKQLHVSLWNLSKKYGSVFKVHLGPKKIVVLAGYKTVKQALVNQADEFGERDITRIVQDINKEHGILFTNGDTWKTMRRFAVSTLRDFGMGKKLSEEKIIQETRYLREVFENFQGNPFDTTQPVNYAVSNIISAIVYGNRFEYDDPKFKEMVNRANQIIFLTGSASIQIYNIIPVLGPWLKTWKLLIEYIQSNLADMQVLVDRLRETLNPLDCRGFIDAFLIQKQSLEESGENDSQFNDLNLLMTVSNLFAAGTDTTGTTLRWGLLLMAKYPHIQDRVHEEIDRVLDGREPVIEDRKNLPYTDAVIHEIQRLASIAPLSLPHKTSCDVNFNGYLIKKARIGTCVLPLLYSVLRDESEWETPDTFNPKHFLNENGQLIKRDAFMPFSAGRRVCLGEGLARMELFLFFTSLLQCFHFTPPPGVSEDELDLTPVVGIVLNPSPHKLCAVNRAEKTTSIHK